A genomic window from Stigmatopora argus isolate UIUO_Sarg chromosome 13, RoL_Sarg_1.0, whole genome shotgun sequence includes:
- the LOC144087192 gene encoding collagen alpha-3(VI) chain-like, translating to MVGPVVLLLSCLFTTVGRPGRDVVFLLDGSDTTRNSFPAMRDFVQRVVETLSVDDNKDRVSLVQYSREADVQFYLNTYTTKSDILNIVRALRHRGGKPLNTGAALQYLRNNVFTDSAGSRRLEGVPQVLILLSGGKSFDSVDAPASALKQLGVLIFPIGTKSSDSRELQKISHDPRYALVVPEFTDLPSIQQQLESSVEVVATDVTPETPPVIAEDKKDIVFLLDGSDGTRNGFPAMRDFVEQVVGKMNVDVNRDRVSVVQYSKDAEAKFYLNTYTRGEDIVDAVRGLRHRGGRPLNTGAALRYVRDNVFTNSSGSRRPQGVPQILILLNGGPSFDSVDAPASALRQQGIFTISIGTQNSDSSELKKISHDPSHALTVSELTDLPSVQEQLSAAMSMVLRATPMTPKVTGPVVLLLSCLFTTVGRPGRDVVFLLDGSDTTRNSFPAMRDFVQRVVETLSVDDNKDRVSLVQYSRDAAVQFYLNTYTTKSDILNIVRALRHRGGKPLNTGAALQYLRDNVFTDSAGSRRLEGVPQVLILLSGGKSFDSVDAPASALKQLGVLIFPIGTKSSDSRELQKISHDPRYALVVPEFTDLPSIQQQLESSVEVVATDVTPETPPVIAEDKKDIVFLLDGSDGTRNGFPAMRDFVEQVVGKLNVGVNRDRVSVVQYSKDAEAKFYLNTYTRGEDIVDAVRGLRHRGGRPLNTGAALQYVRDNVFTNSSGSRRPQGVPQILILLNGGQSFDSVDAPATALRQQGIFTISIGTQNSDSSELKKISHDPSHALAVSELTDLPSVQEQLSAAMSMVLRATPMTPKVTGPVVLLLSCLFTTVGRPGRDVVFLLDGSDTTRNSFPAMRDFVQRVVETLSVDDNKDRVSLVQYSRDAAVQFYLNTYTTKSDILNIVRALRHRGGKPLNTGAALQYLRNNVFTDSAGSRRLEGVPQVLILLSGGKSFDSVDAPASALKQLGVLIFPIGTKSSDSRELQKISHDPRYALVVPEFTDLPSIQQQLESSVEVVATDVTPETPPVIAEDKKDIVFLLDGSDGTRNGFPAMRDFVEQVVGKLNVGVNRDRVSVVQYSKDAEAKFYLNTYTRGEDIVDAVRGLRHRGGRPLNTGAALQYVRDNVFTNSSGSRRPQGVPQILILLNGGQSFDSVDAPATALRQQGIFTISIGTQNSDSSELKKISHDPSHALAVSELTDLPSVQEQLSAAMSMVLRATPMTPKVTGPVVLLLSCLFTTVGRPGRDVVFLLDGSDTTRNSFPAMRDFVQRVVETLSVDDNKDRVSLVQYSRDAAVQFYLNTYTTKSDILNIVRALRHRGGKPLNTGAALQYLRDNVFTDSAGSRRLEGVPQVLILLSGGKSFDSVDAPASALKQLGVLIFPIGTKSSDSRELQKISHDPRYALVVPEFTDLPSIQQQLESSVEVVATDVTPETPPVIGKCTSTTLTVYGWGV from the exons ATGGTAGGGCCTGTTGTCTTATTGCTATCATGTTTGTTTACCACAGTGGGCAGACCAGGAAGGGATGTTGTTTTCCTGTTAGATGGCTCTGACACCACAAGAAACTCATTCCCAGCTATGAGAGACTTTGTCCAAAGAGTCGTAGAGACACTGAGTGTGGATGACAACAAAGATCGTGTCTCACTGGTTCAGTACAGCCGAGAAGCCGATGTTCAGTTCTATCTGAACACATACACGACTAAGAGCGACATCCTTAACATTGTCAGAGCATTGAGGCACAGGGGCGGCAAACCCCTCAACACTGGAGCAGCTCTCCAGTACTTGAGAAATAATGTCTTTACTGACTCTGCAGGCAGCAGACGTCTTGAAGGCGTCCCGCAGGTCCTAATATTGCTAAGTGGTGGAAAGTCATTTGATAGTGTCGATGCACCCGCTTCTGCTCTCAAACAGCTTGGGGTGCTGATCTTCCCCATTGGAACCAAAAGCTCAGATAGCAGAGAACTGCAGAAAATATCGCACGATCCCAGATACGCTCTAGTTGTGCCTGAATTCACTGACCTTCCGAGTATCCAACAACAGCTTGAGTCCTCTGTGGAGGTTGTGGCAACCGATGTCACCCCAGAAACGCCACCAGTAATTG CTGAAGACAAAAAGGATATTGTTTTCCTTCTGGACGGTTCTGATGGAACAAGGAACGGGTTCCCCGCCATGCGCGATTTTGTAGAGCAAGTGGTGGGAAAAATGAACGTGGACGTGAACAGAGACCGTGTCTCTGTGGTCCAGTACAGCAAAGATGCAGAGGCCAAATTCTACTTAAACACGTACACAAGAGGAGAGGATATTGTTGATGCAGTCAGAGGGCTCAGACACAGAGGAGGGAGACCCCTCAACACAGGGGCTGCCCTCCGATATGTCAGGGACAACGTCTTTACAAACTCCTCAGGGAGTAGGCGCCCACAAGGTGTTCCACAGATATTGATCCTGCTAAATGGTGGGCCGTCTTTTGACAGTGTCGATGCGCCAGCATCTGCTCTCAGACAGCAGGGCATCTTTACAATCAGCATTGGAACACAGAACTCTGACAGCAGCGAGCTGAAAAAGATCTCCCATGACCCTAGTCATGCCCTGACAGTGTCTGAGCTCACTGACCTCCCTAGTGTCCAAGAACAGCTCTCGGCCGCAATGAGCATGGTACTCAGAGCTACACCCATGACACCAAAAGTGACTG GGCCTGTTGTCTTATTGCTATCATGTTTGTTTACCACAGTGGGCAGACCAGGAAGGGATGTTGTTTTCCTGTTAGATGGCTCTGACACCACAAGAAACTCATTCCCAGCTATGAGAGACTTTGTCCAAAGAGTCGTAGAGACACTGAGTGTGGATGACAACAAAGATCGTGTCTCACTGGTTCAGTACAGCCGAGATGCCGCTGTTCAGTTCTATCTGAACACATACACGACTAAGAGCGACATCCTTAACATTGTCAGAGCGTTGAGGCACAGGGGTGGCAAACCCCTCAACACTGGAGCAGCTCTCCAGTACTTGAGAGATAATGTCTTTACTGACTCTGCAGGCAGCAGACGTCTTGAAGGCGTCCCGCAGGTCCTAATATTGCTAAGTGGTGGAAAGTCATTTGATAGTGTCGATGCACCCGCTTCTGCTCTCAAACAGCTTGGGGTGCTGATCTTCCCCATTGGAACCAAAAGCTCAGATAGCAGAGAACTGCAGAAAATATCGCACGATCCCAGATACGCTCTAGTTGTGCCTGAATTCACTGACCTTCCGAGTATCCAACAACAGCTTGAGTCCTCTGTGGAGGTTGTGGCAACCGATGTCACCCCAGAAACGCCACCAGTAATTG CTGAAGACAAAAAGGATATTGTTTTCCTTCTGGACGGTTCTGATGGAACAAGGAACGGGTTCCCCGCCATGCGCGATTTTGTAGAGCAAGTGGTGGGGAAACTGAACGTGGGCGTGAACAGAGACCGTGTCTCTGTGGTCCAGTACAGCAAAGATGCAGAGGCCAAATTCTACTTAAACACGTACACAAGAGGAGAGGATATTGTTGATGCAGTCAGAGGGCTCAGACACAGAGGAGGGAGACCCCTCAACACAGGGGCTGCCCTCCAATATGTCAGGGACAACGTCTTTACAAACTCCTCAGGGAGTAGGCGCCCACAAGGTGTTCCACAGATATTGATCCTGCTAAATGGTGGGCAGTCTTTTGACAGTGTCGATGCGCCAGCAACTGCTCTCAGACAGCAGGGCATCTTTACAATCAGCATTGGAACACAGAACTCTGACAGCAGCGAGCTGAAAAAGATCTCCCATGACCCCAGTCATGCCCTGGCAGTGTCTGAGCTCACTGACCTCCCTAGTGTCCAAGAACAGCTCTCGGCCGCAATGAGCATGGTACTCAGAGCTACCCCCATGACACCAAAAGTGACTG GGCCTGTTGTCTTATTGCTATCATGTTTGTTTACCACAGTGGGCAGACCAGGAAGGGATGTTGTTTTCCTGTTAGATGGCTCTGACACCACAAGAAACTCATTCCCAGCTATGAGAGACTTTGTCCAAAGAGTCGTAGAGACACTGAGTGTGGATGACAACAAAGATCGTGTCTCACTGGTTCAGTACAGCCGAGATGCCGCTGTTCAGTTCTATCTGAACACATACACGACTAAGAGCGACATCCTTAACATTGTCAGAGCGTTGAGGCACAGGGGCGGCAAACCCCTCAACACTGGAGCAGCTCTCCAGTACTTGAGAAATAATGTCTTTACTGACTCTGCAGGCAGCAGACGTCTTGAAGGCGTCCCGCAGGTCCTAATATTGCTAAGTGGTGGAAAGTCATTTGATAGTGTCGATGCACCCGCTTCTGCTCTCAAACAGCTTGGGGTGCTGATCTTCCCCATTGGAACCAAAAGCTCAGATAGCAGAGAACTGCAGAAAATATCGCACGATCCCAGATACGCTCTAGTTGTGCCTGAATTCACTGACCTTCCGAGTATCCAACAACAGCTTGAGTCCTCTGTGGAGGTTGTGGCAACCGATGTCACCCCAGAAACGCCACCAGTAATTG CTGAAGACAAAAAGGATATTGTTTTCCTTCTGGACGGTTCTGATGGAACAAGGAACGGGTTCCCCGCCATGCGCGATTTTGTAGAGCAAGTGGTGGGGAAACTGAACGTGGGCGTGAACAGAGACCGTGTCTCTGTGGTCCAGTACAGCAAAGATGCAGAGGCCAAATTCTACTTAAACACGTACACAAGAGGAGAGGATATTGTTGATGCAGTCAGAGGGCTCAGACACAGAGGAGGGAGACCCCTCAACACAGGGGCTGCCCTCCAATATGTCAGGGACAACGTCTTTACAAACTCCTCAGGGAGTAGGCGCCCACAAGGTGTTCCACAGATATTGATCCTGCTAAATGGTGGGCAGTCTTTTGACAGTGTCGATGCGCCAGCAACTGCTCTCAGACAGCAGGGCATCTTTACAATCAGCATTGGAACACAGAACTCTGACAGCAGCGAGCTGAAAAAGATCTCCCATGACCCCAGTCATGCCCTGGCAGTGTCTGAGCTCACTGACCTCCCTAGTGTCCAAGAACAGCTCTCGGCCGCAATGAGCATGGTACTCAGAGCTACCCCCATGACACCAAAAGTGACTG GGCCTGTTGTCTTATTGCTATCATGTTTGTTTACCACAGTGGGCAGACCAGGAAGGGATGTTGTTTTCCTGTTAGATGGCTCTGACACCACAAGAAACTCATTCCCAGCTATGAGAGACTTTGTCCAAAGAGTCGTAGAGACACTGAGTGTGGATGACAACAAAGATCGTGTCTCACTGGTTCAGTACAGCCGAGATGCCGCTGTTCAGTTCTATCTGAACACATACACGACTAAGAGCGACATCCTTAACATTGTCAGAGCGTTGAGGCACAGGGGCGGCAAACCCCTCAACACTGGAGCAGCTCTCCAGTACTTGAGAGATAATGTCTTTACTGACTCTGCAGGCAGCAGACGTCTTGAAGGCGTCCCGCAGGTCCTAATATTGCTAAGTGGTGGAAAGTCATTTGATAGTGTCGATGCACCCGCTTCTGCTCTCAAACAGCTTGGGGTGCTGATCTTCCCCATTGGAACCAAAAGCTCAGATAGCAGAGAACTGCAGAAAATATCGCACGATCCCAGATACGCTCTAGTTGTGCCTGAATTCACTGACCTTCCGAGTATCCAACAACAGCTTGAGTCCTCTGTGGAGGTTGTGGCAACCGATGTCACCCCAGAAACGCCACCAGTAATTGGTAAGTGTACAAGCACAACACTCACTGTGTATGGATGGGGTGTCTGA